From a single Chloracidobacterium thermophilum B genomic region:
- a CDS encoding ECF-type sigma factor yields MRHILVDYARSAKAAKRGADCRLVSLQEIPAVAGLPSADILALHEALLRLEAHDPKLGQVLELHAFGGLTNLEIAEALGVSLRTVNRELALARAWLRRFLSVSTPGSDAEAAGCPTAA; encoded by the coding sequence ATGCGTCACATTCTGGTGGACTATGCCCGTAGTGCCAAAGCGGCCAAGCGTGGCGCGGACTGCCGTCTGGTATCGCTTCAGGAGATACCGGCAGTGGCCGGACTGCCAAGCGCGGACATTCTGGCCCTGCACGAGGCCCTGCTCCGCCTCGAAGCCCATGACCCAAAACTGGGGCAGGTACTTGAACTGCATGCCTTTGGCGGGCTGACCAACTTGGAAATTGCCGAGGCGCTGGGAGTGTCACTGCGCACCGTTAATCGGGAGTTGGCACTGGCCCGGGCCTGGTTACGGCGTTTCCTGTCCGTCAGTACGCCGGGTTCTGACGCTGAAGCCGCGGGCTGCCCGACGGCGGCCTGA
- a CDS encoding LysM peptidoglycan-binding domain-containing protein has translation MSVRTRQVSSPPPVSRQTTTPATTARRQTTSAATATPQEAATRRAELSTAGAMTRARLTSGLIYDGTRPAPGTTNTNAARPIDAPLKGDPNHRTPETYNNVINQFAVAHNPRYAIRDSSGDGIKDTFCNIFVWDVTRAMGAEIPHWVDKRTGQPTTVYNYSQSRELDANATMDWLRQHGAQHGWRRVSAEEAQRLANEGHPTMVGWKNPGGIGHVAIVRPGNINERGPAIAQAGSTNVNYAHVRDTFGSRPVEYWVNDRGRAAGGSSPAPTPTPQPPAPTPPPATPPSTTPPTTGLPQATLRQGDRGEAVRALQQSLIRLGYMTEAAYNTGPGVFGPRTDAALRAFQRDAGITVDGIYGPQTRQALTQALARVQGGGSTYTVRPGDTLSQIAQRHGTTVDELVRLNNIRNPNLIYPGQELRLPARTYTVRPGDTLSQIAQRHGTTVDELVRLNNIRNPNLIYPGQELRLPPSSSAPAPAPRPAPTPAPNPGPPPSGVGGSAPIGQIPRTGNAFIDSIAADAIRNQRETGVPASVTIAQAILESGWGRSELSRQANNFFGIKGTGPAGSVTMRTREVINGRDVYVNAQFRKYHTPQESFADHARLFTQSPRYAEAMRHTHDAFRFAAEIHRAGYATDPEYTNKLHSLMRQYNLTQFDAIARGQS, from the coding sequence ATGTCTGTTCGTACCCGGCAGGTTTCCTCGCCACCTCCCGTCTCGCGTCAAACCACAACCCCGGCAACAACGGCACGCCGTCAGACGACCAGCGCTGCCACGGCCACACCCCAGGAAGCCGCCACACGCCGGGCAGAACTTTCCACCGCCGGCGCCATGACGCGCGCGCGGCTGACTTCGGGCCTCATCTACGACGGCACACGCCCGGCACCCGGGACGACGAACACCAATGCCGCGCGCCCGATTGATGCGCCGCTCAAAGGCGATCCCAACCACCGGACACCGGAGACCTACAACAACGTCATCAACCAGTTTGCCGTGGCGCACAACCCGCGCTACGCCATCCGTGACTCCAGCGGCGACGGCATCAAGGACACGTTCTGCAACATTTTTGTCTGGGATGTCACCCGCGCCATGGGCGCTGAAATTCCGCACTGGGTGGACAAACGGACCGGTCAGCCGACGACTGTTTACAACTACAGCCAGAGCCGTGAACTCGACGCCAATGCCACCATGGACTGGCTGCGTCAGCACGGCGCGCAGCACGGCTGGCGGCGGGTCAGCGCCGAAGAAGCCCAGCGATTGGCCAATGAGGGACACCCGACGATGGTCGGGTGGAAGAACCCAGGCGGGATTGGCCACGTGGCCATCGTGCGTCCGGGCAACATCAACGAGCGCGGCCCGGCCATTGCGCAGGCCGGTTCGACCAATGTCAACTACGCCCACGTACGCGACACCTTCGGAAGCCGGCCGGTTGAATACTGGGTCAATGACCGGGGACGTGCAGCCGGCGGTTCATCGCCCGCCCCCACACCGACCCCGCAACCGCCAGCTCCAACGCCGCCACCGGCAACACCTCCCAGCACAACACCTCCGACAACCGGGCTGCCACAGGCCACACTGCGGCAGGGCGACCGGGGTGAAGCCGTCCGCGCGCTTCAGCAATCCCTCATCCGGCTTGGCTACATGACCGAAGCCGCCTACAACACCGGCCCTGGCGTTTTCGGTCCCCGGACGGATGCCGCCCTGCGCGCCTTCCAGCGGGATGCTGGCATCACCGTGGACGGCATTTACGGGCCACAGACCCGGCAGGCACTGACCCAGGCCCTGGCACGGGTGCAGGGTGGTGGCAGCACCTACACGGTACGCCCCGGCGATACGTTGTCCCAGATTGCGCAGCGGCACGGGACGACGGTGGATGAACTCGTCCGGCTCAACAACATCCGCAATCCCAACCTCATCTATCCCGGTCAGGAACTGCGCCTGCCGGCCCGGACGTACACGGTACGCCCCGGCGATACGCTATCCCAAATTGCACAGCGGCACGGGACAACGGTGGATGAACTCGTCCGGCTCAACAACATTCGCAATCCGAACCTCATCTATCCCGGTCAGGAACTGCGCCTGCCGCCGTCATCCAGCGCGCCAGCGCCAGCGCCGCGCCCGGCTCCAACACCAGCCCCCAATCCGGGCCCGCCGCCTTCCGGCGTGGGTGGGAGTGCACCCATCGGGCAGATTCCACGCACGGGCAATGCTTTCATTGATTCGATTGCGGCGGATGCCATCCGCAACCAGCGGGAGACCGGCGTGCCAGCTTCCGTCACCATTGCCCAGGCCATTCTGGAAAGCGGCTGGGGCCGCTCAGAGTTGTCCCGCCAGGCAAATAACTTTTTCGGTATCAAGGGCACGGGGCCGGCCGGCTCGGTGACGATGCGGACGCGCGAAGTCATCAACGGGCGTGACGTTTACGTGAACGCACAATTCCGCAAATACCACACGCCGCAGGAGTCGTTTGCTGACCACGCGCGGCTCTTCACCCAAAGCCCGCGCTACGCCGAAGCCATGCGGCACACGCACGATGCCTTCCGGTTTGCAGCGGAAATTCACCGCGCCGGGTATGCCACGGACCCGGAATACACGAACAAGCTGCACAGCCTCATGCGGCAGTACAATTTGACGCAGTTTGACGCGATTGCCCGCGGCCAATCCTAA
- a CDS encoding serine/threonine protein kinase, which produces MIGSVIGTYRVESCLGTGGMGTVYRGVDVMLDRPVAIKVLKPELVNNLQLIERFRTEAVLLAKLNHPNIATLYGFVPIGPQQFAMVMEFLPGLSLDAWLRQYGAMPLGQAVVVFSGILDAIGHAHQHGIIHRDLKPSNVMMLPDGTPKVMDFGIARAMGSSHQTRVGAIVGTLEYMSPEQIQGKEADACSDIYALGILLYEMLTGRVPFVADSEYALLQAHIHNPPPPPQVLTPTIPETVAQVVLHALEKDPLRRFQTAEEFKLALSLAAAPGLASVPAHLRVAVQLPHAPPPVTPVAPVAAPFTPPARAIPSVANPTLPRPALKPTEPPWRKVLTWSLAGFAVFAFLLAMLAYVWVHHHPATPPTGSVTTPPLPPDRESASSQIPAATSPVSIEERPTTVPETDPENIQTLPPPRAPVGSTPATPPSVVPPPVASDRATAPEESREKPSPKRRDKDRAVVSERERRRREALKALDQ; this is translated from the coding sequence ATGATCGGCAGTGTGATTGGCACTTATCGCGTCGAATCCTGCCTGGGGACGGGTGGCATGGGGACGGTCTATCGCGGTGTGGATGTCATGCTTGACCGTCCGGTGGCCATCAAGGTTCTCAAGCCGGAACTCGTCAACAACCTGCAACTCATCGAGCGGTTTCGTACCGAAGCCGTTCTGCTGGCGAAACTCAATCATCCCAACATTGCAACGCTGTATGGCTTTGTGCCGATTGGCCCGCAGCAGTTCGCCATGGTGATGGAGTTCCTGCCGGGACTGTCTCTCGATGCCTGGCTGCGACAGTACGGGGCCATGCCGCTGGGCCAGGCCGTTGTCGTGTTTTCCGGCATCCTCGATGCCATCGGCCATGCCCATCAGCACGGCATCATTCACCGCGACCTCAAGCCGTCCAACGTCATGATGTTGCCGGATGGCACACCCAAGGTCATGGATTTTGGCATTGCCCGCGCCATGGGAAGCAGCCACCAGACACGGGTCGGCGCCATTGTGGGCACGCTCGAATACATGTCGCCCGAACAAATCCAGGGCAAGGAAGCCGATGCCTGCAGCGACATCTATGCGCTGGGGATTCTGCTTTACGAAATGCTGACCGGGCGCGTGCCCTTCGTTGCCGACAGTGAGTACGCCCTGCTTCAGGCACACATCCACAATCCCCCGCCGCCGCCACAGGTGTTGACGCCGACCATCCCGGAAACCGTCGCTCAGGTGGTCCTGCATGCCCTGGAGAAAGACCCGCTGCGGCGTTTCCAGACGGCGGAAGAATTCAAGCTGGCCCTGTCGCTGGCTGCTGCGCCGGGCCTCGCTTCAGTTCCTGCCCACCTGCGAGTGGCCGTTCAACTTCCACACGCGCCGCCGCCCGTAACACCCGTGGCGCCTGTGGCCGCACCTTTCACGCCGCCGGCCAGGGCCATACCGTCTGTGGCCAACCCCACCCTGCCACGTCCGGCGTTGAAGCCAACCGAACCGCCGTGGCGCAAGGTGCTCACCTGGAGCCTGGCCGGCTTTGCCGTCTTTGCGTTTCTGCTGGCGATGCTGGCTTATGTCTGGGTGCACCACCACCCGGCCACGCCACCGACAGGCAGCGTGACGACACCGCCTCTGCCGCCAGACAGGGAATCAGCTTCTTCCCAGATACCTGCTGCGACATCGCCGGTATCCATCGAGGAACGGCCGACCACGGTTCCGGAAACTGATCCAGAGAACATTCAGACCTTGCCACCACCCAGAGCGCCGGTTGGCTCGACCCCGGCAACACCACCATCGGTGGTTCCGCCACCGGTGGCATCCGACCGGGCGACGGCGCCGGAAGAGTCCAGGGAAAAGCCATCGCCGAAACGCAGGGACAAAGACCGCGCCGTGGTAAGTGAGCGCGAACGCCGCCGCCGCGAGGCCCTCAAAGCCCTCGACCAGTGA
- a CDS encoding tetratricopeptide repeat protein produces MYENDTQSNATATNNNASSWKQDAESSVNTPPPPTPGPDYDDIFDQGVAALRSEQADLALTHFTTAASLNPSDPRAFSMLGMTCLYWKPDLAMAERHMRRAIELGGSAALRVAHDHDGFFTSVCFGSLFITSQDVTFRADDGQHTFAATRDSIREFKLNAFVGSEYGAFHIKVRTGQNQTKNFNFAPRTQQRSESELAIRLYNAAGLTRLPPSRD; encoded by the coding sequence ATGTACGAGAACGATACCCAGTCCAATGCCACGGCGACGAACAACAACGCATCGTCCTGGAAACAGGATGCTGAGTCGTCAGTCAACACGCCGCCGCCCCCAACTCCAGGGCCGGACTATGATGACATTTTCGACCAGGGGGTGGCGGCCCTGCGCAGTGAGCAGGCCGATCTGGCCCTGACCCACTTCACAACGGCCGCCAGCTTGAATCCTTCCGACCCGCGTGCCTTCTCGATGCTGGGGATGACCTGTCTTTACTGGAAGCCGGACCTCGCAATGGCTGAACGCCACATGCGGCGCGCCATCGAGTTGGGCGGCAGTGCCGCATTACGGGTAGCCCACGACCACGATGGTTTCTTCACCAGCGTTTGCTTTGGCTCCCTGTTCATCACTTCCCAGGATGTGACCTTCCGGGCGGATGATGGCCAACATACCTTTGCCGCCACCCGCGACAGCATCAGGGAATTCAAACTCAACGCCTTCGTCGGGTCGGAATACGGCGCTTTTCACATCAAGGTGCGCACGGGTCAGAACCAGACCAAAAACTTCAACTTTGCTCCCCGGACACAGCAGCGTTCTGAATCAGAGCTGGCTATCCGGCTCTACAACGCCGCCGGCCTGACGCGCCTCCCGCCCTCCAGAGACTAG
- a CDS encoding ECF-type sigma factor produces MPDSLACLASTTTFVEGDVSPPDSNQAGINQLVEDVYAELHRLAHAHMRREQGLHTLQTTALVHETYLQLAKYKHLNLI; encoded by the coding sequence ATGCCGGACTCCCTTGCCTGCCTTGCCTCCACCACGACCTTCGTCGAAGGGGATGTTTCTCCGCCGGACAGCAACCAGGCTGGCATCAATCAACTTGTGGAAGATGTCTATGCTGAGTTGCACCGTCTGGCGCACGCTCACATGCGGCGCGAACAGGGACTGCATACCCTGCAAACCACGGCGCTCGTTCACGAAACCTACCTGCAACTGGCCAAGTACAAGCACCTGAACCTTATCTAA
- a CDS encoding serine/threonine-protein kinase — MATDLSADRWAQVNEILRQAIELPPAARREFVQTACGGYPSLCREVLELLTAYEADEASWNFGSSPLVDHALRALAARQTTSVLEDKVGPYRILHELGTGGMGTVYLAVRDDLDFEQRVAIKIGHQYAFNRDFLQRRLRTERAILARLEHPNIARLLDGGTTRNGLPFFVMEYVPGVPITAYCQQRQLTTRQRLEMFQSVCQAVHYAHQNLVIHRDLKPGNILVTEDGIPKLIDFGIAKLLDEQTSTAEAHTVTRQRAMTVPYASPEQVRGEAVTTATDVYALGVLLYELLTGCLPFHVEKVSEGKPSLEYLIQQVEPPPPSVAVRQPEKMLKPSGSPAEVRPASSRELAGDLDAIVMRAMHKDPPARYASAEQLAADIEHYLQGWPVLARGASARYRLRKFLHRHRVTAGLTLVFITALAVTTVISLRQAHLSALAEEQAKRQFQETWSLARSNIFELHDAIERLPGSTSAREVLVQQTLIYLDRLGQQASSDPKFQRELGRAYIRVGEVQGRPYAANLGDVPGALKSYETGRQWLEKACQLQGNDFECLRDLSISYERLGELVLYRNRDFTAARFHLDRAATLRERLTRLHPEHPEVRYLTATLAIANGDWYHMQGNAIDALKHFARAYRLLEPVATGPAATLACERKLAGVLQRKVYCLLNLGTFLRHSGLPAEAQRVYQRAWGLHQRALALRQKLLASQPTSVELRRSVLDSLVDEAEINGRLRQFAVSRRQFETVFRQFEALASEDPTNRELLLDIVSLLSRFANMEEDAGHPAEALAQWQRIEAYRQKLQEVGSVATEAQGLQAEVPLNLARLAVQCDALAVGWQAVQRLEAIIPNLPDDLQRVRYWRTLVEAYRRLGNPGASLAAKARLAQWLAQSGTEGASPAVLGTAADLYSIRRWG, encoded by the coding sequence ATGGCCACCGACTTGTCTGCTGATCGCTGGGCGCAGGTCAACGAAATCCTGCGCCAGGCGATAGAACTGCCTCCGGCGGCCCGCCGTGAGTTTGTGCAAACGGCCTGTGGCGGGTATCCGAGCCTGTGCCGGGAAGTGTTGGAGTTGCTTACGGCCTACGAGGCGGATGAGGCTTCGTGGAACTTTGGCTCTTCACCGCTGGTTGACCATGCTCTCCGCGCCCTGGCCGCCAGGCAAACCACGTCGGTTCTCGAAGATAAGGTTGGTCCCTACCGCATTCTCCACGAACTCGGCACCGGGGGCATGGGAACCGTCTATCTCGCCGTGCGGGATGACCTGGATTTTGAACAACGGGTCGCCATCAAAATCGGACACCAGTACGCCTTCAACCGCGACTTTTTGCAGCGCCGTCTGCGAACCGAACGGGCCATTCTCGCCCGCCTCGAACATCCGAACATTGCGCGCCTGCTGGACGGCGGAACAACCCGGAACGGGCTGCCCTTTTTCGTCATGGAGTACGTACCGGGCGTGCCCATTACCGCCTACTGCCAGCAGCGACAGCTCACGACGCGGCAACGGTTGGAAATGTTCCAGTCGGTGTGCCAGGCCGTGCATTACGCCCATCAGAATCTGGTCATCCACCGCGATCTCAAGCCGGGCAACATCCTCGTGACGGAGGACGGCATACCGAAGCTCATTGATTTTGGCATTGCCAAGCTGCTGGACGAGCAGACCTCCACAGCCGAAGCCCACACTGTCACCCGCCAGCGGGCGATGACCGTCCCTTATGCCAGCCCCGAACAGGTGCGCGGGGAAGCTGTGACCACGGCGACGGATGTCTATGCGCTGGGCGTCCTGCTGTATGAGCTGCTCACCGGCTGCCTGCCCTTTCATGTCGAGAAGGTCAGCGAAGGAAAGCCATCGTTGGAGTACCTCATTCAACAGGTCGAGCCGCCGCCGCCCAGCGTGGCGGTGCGGCAGCCGGAGAAGATGCTGAAACCGTCCGGTTCACCAGCCGAGGTCCGGCCGGCGTCCAGCCGGGAACTGGCCGGCGACCTGGATGCCATCGTCATGCGGGCCATGCACAAGGACCCACCGGCGCGGTACGCCTCAGCGGAACAGTTGGCCGCCGACATCGAGCACTATCTGCAGGGATGGCCCGTGCTGGCGCGCGGTGCGTCAGCGCGCTACCGGCTGCGGAAATTCCTGCATCGCCACCGGGTCACAGCCGGCCTCACGCTGGTGTTCATCACCGCGCTGGCCGTCACCACCGTCATTTCACTCCGGCAGGCCCATCTGTCCGCGCTGGCCGAGGAGCAGGCCAAACGGCAGTTTCAGGAAACGTGGTCGCTGGCGCGCTCGAACATCTTTGAGCTGCACGACGCCATCGAGCGCCTGCCCGGTTCGACTTCCGCCCGTGAGGTGCTGGTACAGCAGACGCTGATCTACCTTGACCGGCTGGGACAACAGGCCAGTTCCGATCCAAAATTTCAGCGCGAACTGGGACGCGCCTACATCCGCGTGGGTGAGGTTCAGGGGCGCCCCTACGCCGCCAACCTCGGCGACGTGCCCGGTGCGCTGAAAAGTTACGAAACCGGACGCCAGTGGCTGGAGAAAGCCTGCCAGTTGCAGGGAAATGACTTTGAGTGCCTGCGTGACCTGAGCATCAGCTATGAGCGGCTCGGTGAGCTGGTGCTGTATCGCAACCGGGACTTCACTGCCGCCCGTTTCCATCTCGACCGGGCAGCAACGCTCCGCGAGCGCTTGACCAGACTCCACCCGGAGCATCCCGAAGTCCGCTATCTCACGGCGACGCTGGCCATTGCCAATGGTGACTGGTATCACATGCAGGGCAACGCCATAGATGCCCTGAAGCACTTTGCCAGAGCTTACCGCCTGCTCGAACCGGTGGCCACGGGACCCGCCGCCACGCTGGCCTGTGAGCGGAAGCTGGCCGGTGTTCTTCAGCGCAAAGTGTATTGCCTGCTCAACCTGGGGACGTTTCTCAGGCACTCCGGGCTGCCGGCTGAAGCGCAGCGCGTGTACCAGCGGGCATGGGGCCTCCATCAACGCGCGCTGGCCCTGCGCCAAAAACTGTTGGCTTCGCAACCGACCTCGGTTGAACTCCGGCGCTCGGTTCTGGACAGCCTGGTGGATGAAGCCGAGATCAACGGCCGGCTCAGGCAATTTGCTGTCTCACGAAGGCAGTTTGAGACGGTCTTCCGGCAGTTTGAGGCTTTGGCATCGGAAGACCCCACGAACCGCGAACTGCTGCTGGACATCGTTTCTCTGCTGAGCCGCTTTGCCAATATGGAAGAAGACGCAGGCCATCCGGCGGAAGCTCTCGCGCAGTGGCAGCGTATCGAAGCCTATCGGCAAAAATTGCAGGAAGTCGGTTCTGTGGCAACGGAAGCTCAGGGGCTTCAGGCGGAAGTGCCCCTCAACCTGGCAAGATTGGCCGTGCAGTGCGATGCGTTGGCTGTCGGCTGGCAGGCGGTCCAACGGCTGGAAGCCATCATCCCCAACCTGCCGGATGACCTCCAGCGGGTGCGGTATTGGCGCACGCTCGTGGAAGCCTACCGACGCCTGGGCAATCCCGGCGCGTCCCTGGCGGCCAAAGCCCGGTTGGCGCAGTGGCTGGCGCAGTCCGGGACCGAAGGGGCATCGCCCGCGGTCCTTGGAACGGCGGCTGATCTGTACTCGATACGTCGCTGGGGCTGA
- a CDS encoding tetratricopeptide repeat protein, which produces MNHKKSTSRLWVCLVFLAFPVLTLSGQPSVSGKNLASERLRQTVKQKTRRQTAGIGHPMRLVGRAECFSLNHPSCKGVAPPHNWRSSDNPPQDPAQNTPPSDAWAPEYEPLLKQGMEALWRNEPDKAERLLTKAADLEPSGPYAFSLLGITYLYWKDQLGAAEYCMREAIKRGGSAVFRVFHDHDGLFVRNCTGYLHISADGVAFQADDGQHTFTADHNSIREFLPNEFVGSEYAAFHVKVRDSQKKTKNYNFAPWTNRHAEKELALRVYRFATGIQPATP; this is translated from the coding sequence ATGAACCACAAAAAGAGCACTTCCCGGTTGTGGGTCTGCCTTGTCTTTCTGGCTTTTCCAGTACTGACGCTGAGTGGGCAACCGTCGGTTTCCGGGAAAAACCTGGCTTCTGAACGGTTGCGCCAGACCGTCAAACAGAAAACCAGACGACAAACCGCCGGTATCGGACATCCCATGCGCCTGGTTGGGCGGGCAGAATGTTTTTCCCTCAACCACCCAAGCTGCAAAGGCGTTGCCCCACCCCACAACTGGAGGTCCTCCGACAACCCCCCGCAGGACCCGGCGCAGAATACGCCGCCTTCTGATGCCTGGGCGCCGGAGTATGAACCTCTCCTGAAGCAGGGCATGGAGGCCCTGTGGAGAAATGAACCGGATAAGGCAGAGCGTCTCCTGACAAAAGCGGCCGATCTGGAACCTTCCGGTCCCTACGCCTTCTCACTGTTGGGAATAACCTATCTGTACTGGAAAGACCAGTTGGGTGCTGCCGAGTACTGCATGCGCGAGGCCATCAAGCGGGGGGGAAGTGCCGTGTTCCGGGTCTTTCATGACCACGACGGCCTCTTTGTACGCAACTGTACCGGCTATCTGCATATCAGCGCCGACGGCGTGGCCTTCCAGGCCGACGATGGCCAACATACCTTTACCGCTGACCACAACAGCATCCGGGAATTCCTCCCCAATGAGTTCGTCGGATCGGAATATGCCGCCTTCCATGTCAAGGTGCGTGACAGCCAGAAAAAGACGAAAAACTACAACTTCGCCCCCTGGACGAATCGGCATGCTGAAAAAGAACTTGCTCTGCGGGTCTATAGATTTGCCACGGGGATACAGCCCGCCACCCCATAG
- the hpnE gene encoding hydroxysqualene dehydroxylase HpnE encodes MRPFHCIVIGGGFAGLSAATALAERGVRVTVLERRPRLGGRAYSFRDEVTGDTVDNGQHLMMGCYHETLRFLERIGSRHLVRTFDAPRVDFLAPEGAASFRCPPLPAPLHLLGGLLGLGGLSLRDKLGLLRLGWNLYRHKHHYRTRLADLTAAEWLDDCGQSARMRRRFWDPLIMATLNETPERAAAVLLMRVLQQGFGGSFEDARLAVSTVGLSELYTGQAQRFIEARGGSVRCQATVKTLAVEQGRFRGVILANGEMLPGDACISTAPYHDVARYAGTLIPAAAQLTSSPIVSVNLWFDRPVLEAPFVGLLGTTMQWAFDKRALTTPVSPYYHVSLVISAARETAQLPSKALIDLALSDLNRVMSKVNTARLVHARVIKEQHATFAATPAAEKLRPAHETGIAGLYLAGDWTDTGLPATIESAVASGHACAERVWAACAVTSPEGFSLPAHRAAVSAG; translated from the coding sequence ATGCGACCATTTCACTGCATTGTCATTGGCGGGGGTTTTGCCGGTTTGAGCGCCGCGACGGCGCTGGCGGAACGGGGCGTGCGCGTCACGGTACTGGAGCGCCGCCCACGACTGGGCGGCCGCGCCTATTCGTTCCGGGATGAAGTGACCGGCGACACCGTGGACAACGGGCAGCACCTGATGATGGGCTGCTATCACGAAACGCTGCGCTTTCTGGAACGCATTGGCAGCCGCCACCTGGTACGCACCTTTGACGCCCCACGGGTGGACTTCCTTGCGCCGGAAGGCGCGGCGTCGTTCCGGTGCCCGCCGCTTCCGGCGCCGCTGCACCTGTTGGGCGGGTTGCTCGGACTGGGCGGGCTGTCGCTGCGTGACAAGCTCGGACTGCTGCGGCTGGGGTGGAACCTGTACCGCCACAAACACCACTACCGGACGCGCCTGGCCGATCTCACCGCAGCCGAGTGGCTGGACGACTGCGGACAGTCGGCGCGCATGCGAAGACGCTTCTGGGACCCGCTCATCATGGCCACACTCAATGAAACCCCGGAACGGGCGGCCGCCGTCCTGCTGATGCGGGTGCTCCAGCAGGGCTTCGGAGGCAGCTTTGAGGATGCCAGGCTGGCCGTCTCGACGGTGGGTTTGAGTGAACTCTACACGGGGCAGGCGCAGCGTTTTATCGAGGCGCGGGGCGGCAGCGTACGCTGCCAGGCCACCGTCAAAACCCTTGCCGTCGAGCAGGGGCGCTTCCGGGGCGTCATTCTGGCCAACGGTGAAATGTTGCCCGGCGATGCCTGCATCAGTACGGCCCCCTACCACGATGTCGCCCGGTACGCCGGGACACTCATTCCGGCCGCCGCGCAGTTGACCAGTTCACCCATCGTTTCGGTCAACCTGTGGTTTGACCGTCCGGTGCTGGAAGCGCCATTCGTCGGACTGCTGGGCACAACCATGCAGTGGGCTTTCGACAAACGCGCGCTGACGACGCCGGTTTCACCTTACTATCACGTTTCGCTCGTCATCAGCGCCGCCCGCGAAACGGCGCAATTGCCATCTAAAGCCTTGATTGATTTGGCTTTATCCGATCTCAACCGGGTTATGTCAAAGGTCAATACGGCACGTCTTGTGCACGCGCGGGTCATCAAGGAACAGCACGCCACCTTTGCGGCGACCCCGGCGGCCGAAAAACTCCGCCCGGCGCACGAAACCGGTATCGCCGGGCTGTACCTGGCCGGTGACTGGACGGATACCGGGCTGCCGGCCACCATCGAGAGTGCCGTCGCCAGCGGCCATGCCTGTGCCGAGCGGGTTTGGGCGGCGTGTGCTGTCACGTCTCCCGAAGGGTTCAGTCTGCCGGCGCACCGGGCAGCAGTTTCTGCCGGCTGA
- a CDS encoding LysM peptidoglycan-binding domain-containing protein, which produces MSATEKYRALIDMAHRHGVANFSASEENGVLTLSGSTTDAVQQEMLKAWQIIDPSLSAGDLVFAITADGQGSGQTYTVKPGDTLSRIAAQYGTTWQNIYEHNRDTIKNPDLIYPGQVIRIP; this is translated from the coding sequence ATGTCTGCAACGGAAAAATACCGCGCGCTGATTGATATGGCACACCGGCACGGCGTCGCCAATTTCTCGGCTTCGGAGGAAAATGGCGTCCTGACGCTTTCCGGCTCAACAACTGACGCCGTCCAGCAGGAAATGCTCAAGGCCTGGCAGATCATTGACCCTTCCCTGAGTGCGGGCGATCTGGTGTTTGCCATCACGGCCGACGGTCAGGGCAGCGGACAGACCTACACGGTCAAGCCCGGCGACACGCTGAGCAGGATTGCCGCACAGTACGGGACGACCTGGCAAAACATTTATGAGCACAACCGCGATACCATCAAAAATCCCGATCTGATCTATCCCGGACAGGTCATTCGGATTCCCTGA